CAATCACTACATCATATTCTTACATGGAGATGAGTTAGAAAGAATGAAAGTTATGCAGATTAATGGTAAGTTAGTGAGTCTGGTTGAATACGTACCTTTggcaaatatttaattaaaggaGTCTCCCAGAACCCTGGTTATATATGATCAACTTCGTGTGCATGTAAATGCTTCTTTCATTTTAGTAAGCAAATGTATCATCTAATTGTGTCAATGTTAAGATATTGATTCATGAATAAGAGGGCAATTATTCTGGTGATTTCGGTTGGTTGTGTTCTTTCTGCATAAACTATTGCGCTTTACTCTGGCAGTAGAACTGTTCTCTCAAACATATTACATAAACAACCCAGAAAGTAAATCGAAACGTATAAGATATCGTTCATAGTTAGGCGATGTCATAACATTGTCACTTGTGTTTATTCAATATAATCGCAACTTTTGGAAAGGAATATTACTGGTCAGTATActgatgtatttttttaatatattttatttgcatcACTTCTTAGTATTCTCAGTGACATCATTACTAataacatttaagaaaaatCGAATTCAATACCATTTTGGAAAACTCTGGACAAATTATCGAATGCCATCGAGTTTCCTGTGATTGTTGTATCCCTCTTAAATTGTTTTTCCGTCGTTTGATAGTTTGCCTTGGATTGCATTGGAAGGCTAACTAGTGTCTCTTTCCTTCACCTCCATCTTTTAAATATGCAAACTTCCACTAGCTTCGATATGTACTTCCTTGtgtaatatatgttattatatcgCCAACCGTTTCCTGTCCTTGTTACCTTGAAGACTTCAAATCCACTACTTTGATCATTGACTTGgctgtattttcattgttgttgttgttataccGCAATCAGAACCGTGAAGATTCGTCCAGAAGATGCCGCGGTAATCATTGGACGAGTAGTCGCCGTTAAGATTGGAATAGCCGCAGGAATAGAAAGTTGTCTCATAGGCCGGATTTTTATTTGCGcagcaatagtaataataataataattataacaataattataataataactctTAAGATGTGGACGACTAGAaggacaataataataacaataataataataacagtcaGAGTAATCGTAGCCACCTGTAGCTACGCGGTCGCTGAATGAGTAGCAGTTGTTGGTAGAGCCCGTATTACTATCGTCTGgataccaccagccacctcgGTGTTTTTCTGCACAGTCGAAGGTGCTCGATCCATCGTTGTCTTGATCGTGCGTACTAAACCGATACCCTGAATTTGCTCCCATAGCATTGTTACCTGGAAGGAAATTAGCAAATACTGAATGAAGgtattttcttgtaaaatacgaagttttttttttccttttatatatACTGGACATTATTAAGTCACTTTAGGTTCGTTTGCTATAGTTGTCGGTTATAATTGCGTTTgttattttgttcgtttaagTTGGGCTTACGTTATATTTTTTGTGGTTTCATATACGAGTTCTAAATTATCGTAAGGGAGTTTACAATATTGAACAAAGGAGTCAAGTTTGCGAATTTAACTGGAGCGGTTCCAATTCTGTCAATTCGTCTGGGACCTCATTTGAAAACATCgttaattatgaaaatatatttcttaatgtcaatattgtatttatattattatttattttccttcgacaaatattaattaatattatagtTGTGAGTGACAGATTAACAGAAATGTAAACGGTGCATTTGTTGAAGTGTTCACATTCGgcattttgtaaaatgtatagTTTTGACTGTTCAATATATGCTAGGTGTTCAAATAAGAGTGAAAGAATTAAAGTGTTTGATTGTATCATTCATGTCATTATCTTCTCTCGTGATAACGTCTTATATTTCATACTGACCGattaatttaatatgatatcaACAAACTAATAGTTTACCATATGATTAAACATTTCTAACGATAAGAAATACGGCAAAAAATGCTCTTTAAGAATGTAACACGTAAAATTCGTCTCGACTGATCTCTTAAAAAATGTCCGAATTATTTGAtacttttgttgttattattgtaataTCATTGGCCTTTCAATCaatgtaatgaaaaaatattgcatggtcaaatgaaacttaattttcttttgtttgaaaatgatAAAGTCGTTTTTTAAAGAAACTAATTTAATTCACTgtttaataacatatttcaatcacAAAGTAAGCTAAAATGCTGCAGCAGTTCTTAGGTTTCCAGAATGGTTATAATTTCTTTACGTTTTAAGCTCGACAAGGTCTGGGTGAAATTGCGAGAAAGCAGACGCTACTAACTAAATAATAGTTgttgatatgatatatcatgaTGTTACAACAATATATCATTTTACCAGCACGTGCTAAAGTGCAAAGAAAATTATACAATGAGCAATACGCACGGGACTCTAAACTCGACGTCTAATACAGTTCTACATTGGTATCAACACTAGATTTATGACCTGAGAATATGTAAGAGTACAAATTCTAGAGTGTGAGTATGACTACAGGTAGTTATGCTAGAATGATATTACGTAATGACTACAAGTCTGCGTATAATTGACATTAAGCACAATACATACCAGCATTTCCATGGTAGTCACCCAATGATAATTGGTATTTGTCTCCCTCGTTACTGATACTGAAAGATGAATATCGGCTGTGGTATGTTGATCCTTCcgtgtttgtcttttctattagAAGTTCGtagtttgtgtttgtttgttttgtcaaaCTGTATATTTTGTCGTTGCCAATCCAGTGGTCTCCTGTGAGAATTCCAAAACCGTTTTTGTACTCATTCCAGTTTTGATAAAAGTTGACGGAGCTACTTGTACGTCGTTGCAAAATCTAGAATGAGAATCAAAGAGTTTATCGGTTGGAGGTGAGTAATATATGAAAGATCTCATTTGTACTACAATAATTTAAGTAAATTAACTGGTGAAGGTTAACATCCGATTGGAGTTAAGCGATAGGAAGATAgatcaatttaatcaaataatttattcatttaattaaaatgCTAGTGAACGAAGTCCTGTTATATGCGAAAATAAacagttaacattttttttttttttttcaatagttaaaacTTACTGTCCAACCACCACTAGACATTTCACAATAAACTTCAAAACCAGAACTTCCAGCGGGATAAATGGTATATGCTCCGTTATTTGTTCTGTTTGCTGCATACAGATCAGAACAATCTATCGGTCCACTACGGGTACATGTAAGACCATCGCCTTCAAACCATTCGTTACAGTAACATCTACGGACATCATTCCGCTCCTCGCAGGTTGCGTCTGCGCTACAACTGTAACTCTCACTTGTCAAGTTGTTACTGTTGCAAGTTATCCGTAAAGAACAGTCAGAATTAATGTATGATTCACCTTCCTGGGAATGATAAATGTTAAACGACATATTTCAGTGAAAGTAAAATCAATGTTTATTTGGTACAACGCTTGATAACGCTCTTTGAGTAAAACTGAATTTCTACTATTAAATGATCGTGAGCGTTTTATATATGTTAGGTAAAGTTCATCATTCTGGGTGTAATTGTTTTGGATGCCTTGTATTTTGCTAGGTCTCAATTAGAAGACTTTTGCAAGAACAGGTAAAACCGAAATAGAAGTGAAAATCTATATCATCAATAATTATGAgaattaataacatataaaataaaaagtaaggTCAATCAATTGAAATCCAAGATTTTATGTTAAAGtgtacttttcattttatatattaaGACTTGTGAACGGCATCAAATAAACTTACTGCTAATACGAAGCCTTCTTTTTCGACGTAACAGCCACATTGCTCTTGAGGTATGCAGTTGTCTCCAAGCACCATGTGGTTTGCTGGACAAAGACATCTCTCTGGATCCGCTGGATTCGGTATGACACAATCATTCGGATTCTCACAAGTTCTTTCACATGTATTGTCATAATTATCCTTGTTGGATGAGCACCAGGTAATGGGTAAATCTGCAGAAATTAATTCCACAACCAGTTAATCCTAGCTTGAAGTGTTAACTCGCTGTTGTGACATTACGTTATTAGATCATCGTGTTACCAACGTAATGCTCTGGCCGCTCAGAAGATTTGCTGATTGTTAACATAGGATTAAATATAAGCGggattttttattattaaattaaggCTCATTCAACTTATACTTATTTAAGTCACACATACAAAATAATATGACAATTTCAAGTATTCGACTATGGGAATCTATAAATATTGTTGTGTATCATAATCATTTCCTCCATTGGAACTTTCCTTTCTGCATTCTTTAATTTTCGTTTTGACTACAAAAGTATGgagaaaatcattaaaaaaaaagtctaaCCTGTTATTCCCTCGACAACACCAAGACTTGTTATAGAATAATTCCCCCATTCATCGGCAATGCGGAAGTTGTCGTATGTCAAGGAATATGACTGGCCTGCATAATTCTCTAGCTCGATGAGCAGCTGGTACCTCTTTTGGTTTATCAAGTGAGCTAACTTTTCATTACCAATCAGAAATTCACTGCCTAAGAAACCAATTCCGTTTTTGTATTCGTCCCAGGTTCGATTAAAACCGATGGATCCATCAAGACGTCGTTGTATGACCTGAAGAATGCAAAAGATAGGTAGACAACTAACGGATACATTGCATTATCTTATGAACTAAACCGTATAGCCAATACGTGCGGCTCACATCAAGTACGAATAGGATAGAACACATTTGTGATATTGTGttatatattatgtttatacatatttaGAACACTACTATAGGTGTGCACAGAAAACAAGTTCTCTAATCGTACGAAAAGTCAATGTAATTACACTGAGtagttttgttttgatattagGCTTCAAATAAACATACCTCGTACAAGGTATATCACCAAACACAATGTAAAACTAAAATGGACTGAAAATGCCAATGTGTCCTATAAAGTGTGTCTCGGAGGGTAATGTATGTGATTGTAAGTGTTCGCGTCTTGAAATAGTTTACTTACTGTCCAACCTCCAGATGTAGTGTTTTGATCACAATATGTCTGAAATGGTTCCGGATACTGGTCAGGTTTAATCAGGTATACACCGGATTTGGCGTTG
This window of the Apostichopus japonicus isolate 1M-3 chromosome 9, ASM3797524v1, whole genome shotgun sequence genome carries:
- the LOC139974001 gene encoding uncharacterized protein, producing MAELRSKCFFVFAVLLLLNSNGFRISSSTRVNDSNLQYFLFQTPEYPRDCHEVLNQCSSTNAKSGVYLIKPDQYPEPFQTYCDQNTTSGGWTVIQRRLDGSIGFNRTWDEYKNGIGFLGSEFLIGNEKLAHLINQKRYQLLIELENYAGQSYSLTYDNFRIADEWGNYSITSLGVVEGITDLPITWCSSNKDNYDNTCERTCENPNDCVIPNPADPERCLCPANHMVLGDNCIPQEQCGCYVEKEGFVLAEGESYINSDCSLRITCNSNNLTSESYSCSADATCEERNDVRRCYCNEWFEGDGLTCTRSGPIDCSDLYAANRTNNGAYTIYPAGSSGFEVYCEMSSGGWTILQRRTSSSVNFYQNWNEYKNGFGILTGDHWIGNDKIYSLTKQTNTNYELLIEKTNTEGSTYHSRYSSFSISNEGDKYQLSLGDYHGNAGNNAMGANSGYRFSTHDQDNDGSSTFDCAEKHRGGWWYPDDSNTGSTNNCYSFSDRVATGGYDYSDCYYYYCYYYCPSSRPHLKSYYYNYCYNYYYYYYCCANKNPAYETTFYSCGYSNLNGDYSSNDYRGIFWTNLHGSDCGITTTTMKIQPSQ